The following are encoded in a window of Candidatus Dependentiae bacterium genomic DNA:
- a CDS encoding iron-sulfur cluster assembly scaffold protein: MNIYKQELMDHYRNPRNHGVVDRPDFMCEESNPSCGDAISFTGNIKNSQLTHVAFTGTGCVISLATASLLTQKVEKRTLEQIMSIVADDIRDLVGIELGPVRLKCALLPLEALQNGILNYLLTLSHKIKK; encoded by the coding sequence ATGAATATCTATAAACAAGAACTTATGGATCATTATCGTAACCCTCGTAATCATGGCGTGGTTGATCGTCCAGACTTTATGTGTGAGGAATCTAACCCTTCGTGTGGAGATGCCATTTCATTTACTGGTAATATTAAAAATAGTCAACTTACTCATGTAGCATTTACTGGTACTGGGTGTGTGATTAGCTTGGCAACAGCATCTTTATTAACCCAAAAAGTTGAAAAAAGAACACTAGAACAAATAATGAGCATTGTTGCGGATGACATTCGTGATCTTGTTGGAATTGAGCTTGGGCCGGTTCGCTTAAAATGTGCGTTGCTTCCACTAGAAGCATTGCAAAATGGTATTTTGAACTATCTTTTAACTTTGTCTCATAAAATAAAAAAATAA